In Necator americanus strain Aroian chromosome IV, whole genome shotgun sequence, the following proteins share a genomic window:
- a CDS encoding hypothetical protein (NECATOR_CHRIV.G15508.T2), protein MEIEESPEEDKKTSRRKGASKQINLAPFLTPSTSESQWKPIRKNPPSKKKVTVVRKKIAIDPKDSQRKGKVSVVVNEVPSGDEDKPDIQQERLRNSIKRATRKSIKHYFKKDSPSKVLKKSVDQSPEKTPTLEGNNNNFMSSSQQEPPPEHQLDIENASARMPEEDQENSKADDIVEVDSSSTPEGDRMKELEVVLEVHNASTPRRRKRANTTTPRAVQRCRFSADTEMNMEHRLKGHYSTPRRKLFHHRSFSVSPFTVTDEDFEFPPVTVVRRRRPNSGPSVFDLGLSGRGLREFSSTSAAACVRKINLTEAALLVPNEDEDSDRSLELDDSIIVASMSTPVLVVDDGIRAKEHVGSSNSGEAALHHMDVVTPSEGSSIQLASRFPGSTGNGACLSTSDEDDDDIVVLETVQRTPSKSQPLTELLYSPRKMELTNGKRLDAILAKAAKHYKDEPDLHYLASDTDYCAFQVSTLSQDSPPEPSPTSCADMDLNFGTPGFVRLPWSTANISNGFHQCVVSKQRYVIIERALRALVQDGANSIEAVIVTLKECAPWIKSFDGLIGFIDGLTQSEEREALDILAGIAKLAVNAKFIITAPLPLLTANHSGSVTLSQEQCACLLAHAFYCTFRRERHNYNRINFANIFHGANPLSHVKLRFILNYFSSVLKKMPTGCVSFRREVISQDEIPNWEECEIPMPLVAVASDGSIEDSHGCLQVDFANEYIGGGVLNSGAVQEEIRFLICPEMIVSCLLCEKMGPFEAIHIVGAQRYSDYFGYGETLEWNQLEDYGSEPRDEFLRVISEVVAMDAKLYKPIARPVQYRSENIDRELNKAYAGFLSRQKEARPIATGNWGCGVFGGDKELKSLIQMMAAAKVGRDMIYYTFTNEAFEHSMNDQYEKLLQKKATVGTLYKALISYRKERERNPRLSVFEHVYAYVSESACTTS, encoded by the exons ATGGAGATTGAGGAATCACCGGAAGAAGATAAGAAAACATCTAGGAGGAAG GGAGCCTCGAAACAAATTAATCTCGCCCCGTTCCTCACACCTTCAACAAGCGAAAGCCAATGGAAGCCTATTCGAAAGAACCCTCCTTCTAAAAAGAAAGTTACGGTGGTTCGCAAAA aaaTTGCCATAGATCCGAAGGATTCTCAGCGGAAGGGGAAAGTTTCAGTAGTGGTGAACGAG GTTCCCAGTGGTGACGAAGATAAGCCTGATATCCAACAGGAAAGGTTAAGGAATTCTATCAAGCGAGCCAcaagaaaatccataaaacattatttcaaaaag GACTCCCCGTCgaaagttttgaagaaatccGTTGACCAGTCACCAGAAAAGACTCCTACTTTGGaaggaaacaacaacaattttatGTCGTCTTCCCAGCAGGAACCCCCGCCGGAACACCAACTTGATATTGAGAATGCTAGTGCTAGAATGCcggaagaagatcaagaaaataGCAAAGCTGATGACATTGTCGAAGTCGACTCCAGTTCCACTCCTGAAGGTGATCGCATGAAGGAGTTAGAGGTGGTTTTAGAAGTGCACAATGCTTCCACCCCCCGGCGAAGAAAGCGCGCGAACACCACAACACCTCGTGCTGTACAAAGATGTCGATTTTCAGCTGATACTGAGATGAACATGGAACACCGACTAAAAGGGCATTATTCGACACCAAGGCGGAAATTATTCCATCACAGATCGTTTTCAGTCTCGCCTTTTACAGTCACTGATGAGGATTTCGAATTTCCACCAGTAACAGTCGTTCGTCGGAGAAGACCAAACAGCGGACCAAGCGTCTTCGACCTGGGTCTCAGTGGCAGAGGACTACGGGAATTCTCCTCGACTTCAGCAGCCGCCTGTGTTCGTAAAAT AAATCTTACTGAGGCAGCTTTACTCGTACCAAACGAAGACGAAGACAGCGACAGAAGCCTGGAATTAGACGACTCAATAATTGTAGCCTCCATGTCGACTCCCGTCCTAGTTGTCGATGATGGGATCCGAGCAAAGGAGCATGTTGGAAGCAGTAACTCTGGTGAAGCTGCTCTGCACCATATGGATGTAGTGACACCCTCAGAGGGATCGTCTATTCAACTAGCCAGTAGGTTTCCTGGAAGCACAGGAAACGGCGCTTGTCTTTCAACATCGGACGAAGATGACGATGATATTGTAGTATTAGAAACGGTACAGAGGACGCCGTCTAA ATCGCAACCTCTAACTGAGCTTCTGTATTCGCCGCGAAAGATGGAACTAACTAACGGAAAACGTCTTGATGCTATCCTTGCAAAGGCTGCTAAGCACTATA AAGATGAACCCGATCTACATTATCTTGCAAGCGACACAGACTATTGTGCCTTCCAAGTCTCCACTCTTTCTCAAG ATTCTCCTCCGGAGCCATCTCCTACCTCGTGTGCTGACATGGATTTGAATTTTGGCACACCTGGATTTGTGAGACTTCCTTGGTCGACAGCAAATATAAGCAACGGCTTTCACCAGTGCGTTGTTTCAAAGCAAAG ATATGTGATCATAGAGAGAGCGTTGCGCGCTCTTGTACAGGACGGAGCGAATAGCATTGAGGCTGTAAtt GTAACGCTGAAGGAGTGTGCTCCATGGATAAAGTCTTTTGATGGACTAATAGGCTTCATCGACGGGCTGACCCAATCAGAGGAACGTGAAGCTCTTGATATCCTGGCTGGAATAGCCAAACTGGCTGTCAATGCAAAATTCATCATTACGGCG CCGCTACCATTACTCACTGCGAATCACTCTGGGTCAGTGACGCTCAGCCAAGAGCAGTGTGCGTGCCTTCTTGCTCATGCTTTTTATTGTACTTTTCGACGAGAACGACACAATTACAACAGGATAAATTTTGCAAA CATTTTCCATGGTGCTAACCCGCTATCCCATGTGAAGTTAAGATTCATCCTGAACTACTTCTCCAGTGTGCTGAAGAAAATGCCAACTGGATGTGTTTCGTTCCGTCGCGAGGTGATCTCTCAAGATGAGATTCCGAATTGGGAAGAATGCGAGATTCCG ATGCCTCTGGTAGCGGTAGCATCTGATGGGTCAATTGAGGACTCCCACGGTTGTCTACAGGTAGACTTCGCCAATGAGTACATCGGAGGTGGTGTGCTCAATTCCGGAGCAGTACAG GAGGAAATTAGGTTTCTCATTTGTCCAGAAATGATTGTGTCGTGCCTTTTATGTGAGAAAATGGGACCTTTTGAGGCGATTCACATCGTTGGGGCTCAACGCTACAGTGACTATTTTGGATATG GTGAGACTCTAGAATGGAATCAACTTGAAGACTACGGTTCTGAGCCAAGGGACGAGTTCCT ACGTGTGATATCTGAAGTGGTCGCGATGGATGCGAAACTTTACAAGCCCATCGCTAGACCTGTACAATACAGATCGGAAAATATTGACAGAGAGCTTAATAAG GCGTACGCTGGTTTTTTGTCAAGGCAGAAAGAAGCGCGACCTATCGCAACGGGAAACTGGGGCTGTGGGGTGTTCGGAGGCGACAAAGAGTTGAAAA GTCTGATACAGATGATGGCAGCAGCCAAAGTTGGAAGAGATATGATATACTACACCTTCACTAATGAAGCGTTTGAACATTCCATGAACGATCAGTATGAAAAGCTACTTCAGAAGAAAGCTACAGTTG GTACTCTCTACAAGGCGTTGATATCATACCGGAAGGAGCGCGAAAGGAACCCGCGTCTCTCTGTATTTGAGCACGTTTATGCTTACGTTAGTGAAAGCGCTTGTACTACTTCTTAA
- a CDS encoding hypothetical protein (NECATOR_CHRIV.G15510.T2): MEAEVSRQCKMPLSHSHRFEEGFDTAETEAVMEALGDESVPTPYIKILHTWAFRKQEEKNIAERSIERMMLGMSRFTKAKERIRSSLLRQLSKIRDAAAYAKEGKIRWAGHVMSFNETRAEVLQGKVRCPSSISRGKPLGYPRARLEHMEYTKQVEYSAIDEETYQKCRSATATLQSSIRQIKEARENLQELYNEVKDEYKNCKNKSERKDLMIEIEQIEEESQLQSAIAEANDLTFMLTARLDETKNMRQNMKIKLGYMSLKPQRDNNINNEENEEGDGEIDSTNENCVRDTIMSSCSQDTSNSASTCNSGTAKRTLRSIKPPQATLPKFYGNSDDFPEYWAIFEALVHNKEELDIMEKILLLKESLKGRAQTAIKRIKLIPENYNWLIKTLQENYPNHQSNRSQIVKKLVSMSVANNSADNCSATFDQIRMLTNQMISAGYHVGKTCDPMWCETILSKFPEDIIKSVLVASQSQDRQTVDDLMNLLKTEITAKAYVESRLGHKHINKAIPSKTSHDNLKTNRNYLFCHKDNHVSMQCRTVTDQSIRRKILKEQNRCWKCCSPNHSNFDCQKSDCLKCGQKHHMSFCFKTEQLSQNNNSKPKFVRVGQNQQKQHSWQNREENNRNIPQKFKPINTQVSVEPPQINQNSNQHSQSTKQLILMTAEGNIWNARKQTYEKVLFFFDSGAQKTVIEENLAEQLSLPKNTTEICTMSGIGGHIECFESHKVPVKLGTAFGEEICMTIQAKPVITNGFPSVKLNTEDIEFLKTNTICLANSKFRSEHQNPHILVGLDYYYDLVTDPANGIRTPSGFHIAKTVFGPTIYSRGISKVSGTANTVCHSLTGISGNTEQELLQKMFELDGLGIMPEETQGDEKVQRYFEEYSKLISFENNIITAPFPLKENVIQLENNYSVAIRRLESLQNILLFNPEQKQWYCDLVNKYVSEGIVETFDTADRYATGIYYMPHTGVWKPQKKVPLRIVFDASSKRRGHLSLNDVIRKGESFVNRIHDILTSSRFKKIVLMCDIESAFTQIRLIDAHKDLCRFLWLRNVNHPPTKDNVVECRFRRLPFGVTACPSILNMAILSYLESQNSELSAEIAKNLYVDNILLQAESVPEAVRKYKESKYLFSEIGMNLREYISNSEEVNPRIPYPDKLQSGSMKILGVDYNTISDNFTVRTKFAHNKKLTKRNVSQINSIYDPIGLTGPLMVRLKSMMREIFDSKVDWRTPLDQKICDEWYKLCKEVDLATLSIPRYVLSPGASDQKRLWLFADASRIAIAACSYLQCVPSGTISILICGRTRLTPKKHQTIPKLELLGILIAARLGCSILSAVQAKIEEVNIVLNSEIALYWIKSSKKVPIFVANQRAKILSIKQQLDNRGATVKFFHVSTENNPTDAGTRGMTAQEIIEHDWIKGPRWLENHYSEWSIKSIKTLSDVHENDGVETMVTTTLPHQKTNNKNNLLISSVFSKIDNLLRVLAKAAKASKTKLPLAIDTHMKALSGGVYRGIFIRDQFSSGTNVARACLAREYRSSEH; encoded by the exons ATGGAAGCGG AAGTATCGCGACAGTGCAAGATGCCGCTGTCTCACTCtcatcgatttgaagaagGCTTTGATACAGCCGAGaccgaagcggtcatggaggccttggGCGACGAAAGCGTCCCTACTccatacataaagatacttc ATACCtgggcgtttcgcaagcaggaggaaaaaaacatcgcAGAACGCTCAATAGAAAGGATGATGTTAGGAATGTCTCGCTTTACGAAAGCGAAAGAGAgaattcgaagttcactcctacgtcaactgtcgaagattagagatgcTGCTGCATATGCCAAGGAAGGTAAAATTAgatgggccggacacgtgatgagTTTTAACgagaccagagcc GAAGTCCTTCAAGGAAAAGTACGATGCCCTTCGAGTATCTCGCGAGGAAAGCCACTGGGTTACCCTCGTGCGCGACTGGAACACAT GGAATACACTAAACAGGTTGAGTACTCAGCAATAGATGAGGAAACTTATCAGAAATGCCGATCAGCCACAGCAACTTTACAAAGTAGCATAAGGCAAATAAAAGAGGCAAGAGAAAACCTCCAAGAATTATATAACGAGGTTAAAGATGAGtataaaaactgcaaaaacaagTCCGAAAGGAAGGATTTGAtgattgaaattgaacaaatagaGGAAGAATCGCAGCTACAATCTGCGATAGCTGAAGCAAACGACCTAACGTTCATGCTAACAGCGCGCcttgatgaaacaaaaaatatgcgccaaaatatgaaaatcaaACTGGGATACATGTCCCTAAAGCCCCAAAGAGACAATAACAtcaacaatgaagaaaacgaagaagggGATGGTGAAATTGATAGTACAAACGAAAATTGCGTGAGAGACACCATAATGTCATCTTGCTCGCAAGACACATCAAATTCAGCATCCACATGCAATAGTGGCACAGCCAAAAGGACGCTGAGGTCAATAAAACCTCCGCAAGCCACACTACCAAAATTTTACGGGAATTCTGACGACTTCCCAGAATACTGGGCCATTTTTGAAGCCCTTGTCCATAACAAGGAAGAACTGGACATTATGGAAAAGATACTCCTACTCAAAGAAAGTTTAAAGGGTAGAGCGCAAACAGCCATCAAAAGGATAAAACTCATTCCTGAAAATTACAATTGGTTGATCAAGACTTTACAAGAGAATTACCCTAATCACCAGTCTAATAGATCACAAATAGTCAAAAAATTGGTCAGTATGAGTGTGGCAAACAATTCCGCAGACAACTGCTCTGCAACATTTGATCAAATAAGAATGCTGACCAACCAGATGATTTCTGCAGGATATCATGTAGGGAAGACCTGCGACCCAATGTGGTGTGAAACCATCTTATCTAAATTCCCTGAAGACATCATAAAATCTGTATTAGTGGCCAGTCAATCACAAGACCGGCAAACAGTTGATGACCTCATGAATCTCTTAAAAACAGAGATCACTGCAAAAGCTTACGTCGAAAGCAGACTTGGCCATAAACATATCAACAAGGCCATCCCATCAAAGACCAGTCATGACAACTTAAAGACTAATCGTAACTACTTGTTCTGTCATAAGGACAATCATGTATCAATGCAGTGCCGAACGGTGACGGATCAAAGCATTCGCCGCAAGATACTTAAGGAGCAGAATCGCTGTTGGAAATGTTGCTCCCCTAATCATAGCAACTTTGATTGCCAAAAATCAGACTGTCTAAAGTGCGGACAAAAACACCATATGAGCTTCTGCTTTAAGACAGAGCAACTCAGCCAAAACAACAACTCGAAACCCAAATTTGTTCGTGTTGGCCAAAACCAGCAAAAGCAACACAGCTGgcaaaatagagaagaaaacaatcgaAATATTCCACAAAAGTTCAAACCAATAAACACTCAGGTGTCTGTGGAACCCCCACAGATCAACCAAAACTCCAATCAGCACAGTCAAAGTACCAAACAACTGATATTGATGACTGCTGAAGGCAATATTTGGAACGCCAGAAAACAGACATATGAAAAGgtgctatttttcttcgattctgggGCGCAGAAAACAGTAATCGAAGAAAATCTTGCAGAACAACTCAGTCTACCCAAGAACACgaccgaaatctgcaccatgtCCGGAATTGGCGGCCATATCGAGTGCTTCGAAAGTCATAAGGTTCCAGTAAAACTAGGAACTGCTTTCGGAGAAGAAATTTGCATGACTATACAGGCTAAACCAGTCATAACAAACGGATTCCCTTCAGTGAAATTGAACACGGAAGATATTGAgttcttgaaaacaaacactATTTGTTTAGCAAATTCAAAGTTTCGTAGTGAGCATCAAAATCCACACATTCTTGTTGGACTGGACTACTACTACGATTTAGTTACGGATCCAGCAAACGGAATCCGAACACCATCTGGTTTCCATATAGCAAAAACGGTTTTTGGACCCACAATTTATAGTCGAGGAATCAGCAAAGTAAGTGGAACCGCTAACACAGTATGTCACAGCCTGACAGGAATTTCCGGAAACACGGAACAAGAACtcttacagaaaatgtttgaGTTGGACGGCCTCGGTATCATGCCGGAAGAAACCCAGGGAGacgaaaaagttcaaagatATTTCGAGGAATACTCGAAATTGAtctcatttgaaaacaacatCATCACAGCTCCCTTTCCgctgaaagaaaatgtaatCCAATTGGAAAATAACTACTCAGTAGCTATAAGAAGGCTAGAATCCTTACAAAACATCCTCTTATTTAATCCTGAACAAAAGCAGTGGTACTGCGATCTTGTGAACAAATATGTCAGTGAAGGGATCGTAGAGACCTTCGACACAGCAGACCGCTATGCGACTGGAATATATTATATGCCACATACAGGGGTATGGAAGCCACAGAAAAAGGTCCCTTTAAGGATAGTCTTTGATGCTTCGTCTAAACGAAGAGGCCACCTCAGCCTGAACGACGTCATTCGAAAAGGGGAATCCTTCGTTAACAGAATACACGACATTCTTACCTCCTCAAGGTTCAAGAAGATCGTCTTAATGTGTGATATTGAATCTGCCTTCACACAAATTCGATTGATAGACGCACACAAGGATCTATGCAGATTCTTGTGGCTTCGGAATGTCAATCACCCACCAACAAAAGACAACGTCGTCGAATGTAGGTTTAGAAGGTTGCCTTTTGGCGTTACAGCTTGTCCGAGTATACTAAACATGGCGATTCTGTCCTACTTGGAATCCCAAAACTCGGAACTGTCCGCAGAAATTGCCAAAAATTTGTATGTGGATAATATACTTTTGCAAGCAGAATCGGTTCCTGAAGCTGTAAGAAAATACAAGGAGTCAAAGTATCTCTTCAGCGAGATAGGAATGAATCTACGCGAGTATATctcaaattctgaagaagTAAATCCAAGAATTCCATATCCTGACAAACTCCAATCtggatcaatgaaaatactaGGAGTTGATTACAATACTATATCAGACAACTTTACTGTGAGAACAAAGTTTGCTCACAATAAAAAGTTGACTAAGAGAAATGTGAGCCAAATTAATTCGATTTATGATCCAATAGGTCTCACAGGACCGCTCATGGTTAGACTGAAGTCCATGATGCGAGAAATCTTTGATTCAAAAGTGGACTGGAGAACTCCACTCGATCAAAAGATATGCGACGAATGGTACAAATTGTGTAAAGAAGTAGATCTAGCAACATTATCAATTCCTAGGTACGTTCTATCACCCGGAGCAAGTGACCAAAAACGCCTTTGGTTGTTCGCAGATGCAAGCAGGATTGCAATTGCAGCTTGTTCATACTTACAATGTGTTCCCTCTGGCACAATTTCTATCCTGATCTGTGGAAGGACGCGACTAACCCCCAAAAAGCATCAGACTATCCCAAAATTAGAGTTGCTCGGAATCCTTATAGCAGCTAGATTAGGATGCAGCATATTATCAGCTGTTCAagcaaaaatcgaagaagtgAACATAGTTTTGAACAGTGAAATTGCCTTGTACTGGAtcaaatcttcgaaaaaagttCCTATTTTCGTAGCAAATCAGCGAGCAAAAATACTTAGCATTAAACAGCAACTCGACAATCGTGGTGCGACGGTCAAATTCTTCCATGTTAGCACCGAAAACAATCCAACTGATGCTGGAACCAGAGGTATGACAGCACAAGAAATTATCGAGCACGACTGGATCAAAGGACCACGCTGGCTAGAAAATCACTATAGTGAGTGGTCTATCAAGTCGATAAAGACACTATCTGACGTCCATGAGAATGACGGAGTAGAAACAATGGTTACTACTACATTACCacatcagaaaacaaacaacaagaacaacTTATTGATCTCAAGCGTTTTTTCGAAAATCGACAACCTGCTACGTGTATTAGCAAAGGCTGCAAAagcatcaaaaacaaaactccCCTTAGCGATCGATACACATATGAAAGCACTCTCAGGAGGGGTCTATCGCGGAATCTTCATACGTGATCAGTTCAGTTCGGGTACCAATGTGGCCAGAGCATGCTTGGCACGTGAATATCGTTCCTCTGAGCATTGA